In Pseudoliparis swirei isolate HS2019 ecotype Mariana Trench chromosome 2, NWPU_hadal_v1, whole genome shotgun sequence, the following are encoded in one genomic region:
- the grk1a gene encoding rhodopsin kinase GRK1 has product MDIGGLTTVVANSAYINARGSVDGSNTAAARDKKYRSRLKLPHITVCEDLRDTLEVAFDTVCVEQPIGKCLFKEFLDSNTEYHGACRLWRDIEGYDLAEDCDRAKKASKIVDRHMDPSAKHSCPFLPEDVVAKVKETKEAAGDDLFAAALASTLDFLREAPYTSFLESLYLKRYLQWKWLEMQPMDADWFLDFRVLGKGGFGEVSACQMKATGKLYACKKLNKKRLKKRKGYEGAMVEKRILEKVHSRFIVSLAYAFQTKDELCLVMTIMNGGDLKYHVYLVDENNPGFDEPRACFYIAQIIQGLEHLHQKRIIYRDLKPENVLLDNDGNVRISDLGLAVELREGKTQTKGYAGTPGYMAPEMIKGEKYDTSVDYFTLGVTLFEFIAAQNPFRNRGEKLDREQMKERMLTRTVTYPDNFNEHSKSLCDALLAKEVDQRLGFRNGCCDELRAHAFFSDINWRKLNAGILPPPFIPDPKVVYAKSLDDVGAFSSVKGVGLEESDKTIFDEFSSGNIPIPWQEEMIETGIYGELNIWGPRGSVPNDLRIESILEQPKSSTCCVS; this is encoded by the exons ATGGACATCGGAGGACTGACCACGGTGGTAGCTAATTCCGCTTACATCAACGCTCGCGGAAGCGTCGACGGCTCCAACACGGCGGCAGCTCGAGATAAGAAGTACCGTTCTCGCCTCAAACTGCCGCACATCACCGTGTGCGAGGACCTGCGGGACACCTTGGAGGTGGCCTTTGACACGGTCTGCGTGGAACAGCCAATCGGCAAGTGCCTCTTTAAGGAATTCTTGGATTCGAACACAGAGTATCACGGGGCTTGCCGCTTGTGGAGAGACATCGAGGGATACGACCTGGCGGAGGACTGCGACAGGGCGAAGAAGGCCTCGAAGATTGTCGATCGTCACATGGACCCCTCTGCCAAACACTCCTGCCCGTTCCTGCCCGAGGACGTCGTCGCCAAGGTGAAGGAAACCAAGGAGGCTGCAGGCGATGATTTATTCGCGGCAGCTTTGGCCTCGACGCTGGACTTTCTGCGTGAGGCGCCCTACACTTCCTTCCTGGAGAGCTTGTACTTAAAGAGGTATCTGCAGTGGAAGTGGCTCGAGATGCAGCCCATGGATGCAGACTGGTTCCTCGACTTCCGCGTGCTGGGCAAAGGAGGCTTTGGGGAGGTGTCTGCCTGTCAGATGAAAGCCACGGGGAAATTGTACGCCTGTAAGAAACtcaacaagaagaggctgaagaagaggaaaggcTATGAG GGGGCGATGGTGGAGAAGAGGATCCTGGAGAAGGTTCACAGTCGCTTCATTGTGTCATTGGCGTACGCCTTTCAGACAAAAGACGAACTTTGTCTGGTCATGACCATCATGAACGGAGGAGACCTCAA GTACCACGTCTACCTGGTGGATGAGAACAACCCGGGGTTCGACGAGCCCAGAGCCTGTTTTTACATCGCTCAGATCATCCAGGGTTTGGAGCACCTCCACCAGAAAAGGATAATCTACAGGGACCTCAAACCAGAAAATGTGCTCCTAGATAACGATG GGAATGTGCGTATATCTGACCTGGGTCTCGCTGTGGAGCTAAGAGAAGGCAAAACACAGACCAAAGGATACGCTGGGACACCAG GCTACATGGCTCCAGAGATGATCAAAGGAGAGAAGTACGACACCTCCGTCGACTACTTCACTCTGGGAGTGACGCTGTTTGAGTTCATCGCCGCTCAGAACCCGTTCAGAAACCGGGGGGAGAAG CTTGATCGCGAGCAGATGAAAGAGCGCATGCTGACCCGGACGGTGACCTACCCGGACAACTTCAACGAGCATTCAAAGTCGCTCTGTGACGCGCTGCTGGCTAAGGAGGTGGATCAGAGGTTGGGCTTTAGGAACGGCTGCTGTGACGAGCTCAGGGCACACGCCTTCTTCAGCGACATCAACTGGAGGAAACTGAACGCAG GTATTCTGCCTCCTCCTTTCATCCCCGACCCTAAAGTGGTGTACGCTAAAAGTCTGGATGACGTCGGGGCCTTCTCCTCGGTGAAGGGAGTCGGCTTGGAGGAATCCGACAAGACCATTTTTGACGAGTTCTCCTCGGGCAACATCCCGATCCCCTGGCAAGAGGAGATGATCGAAACGGGCATTTACGGAGAGCTCAACATTTGGGGTCCTCGTGGCAGCGTCCCAAACGACCTCCGCATAGAGTCGATACTCGAGCAGCCAAAGTCCTCAACCTGCTGCGTATCGTAG
- the si:ch211-160b11.4 gene encoding lectin encodes MELEHEEEEQSFLHQQVMPQATTMEDGPALDIMGQPMQSSSEYFPGEEAVMGMEHGQHPDELLTEAGSEFREGNPEETRSSPSQDKQGRSQCPGVTLEGKCYQFFKEPKAAADGEFLCQEHFAGGHLASITSQHIHREVMHMMLRQNGAVTRSWIGGLRYLKTGRFIWLDGSHWSYADWLSEEPNRTSDVEDCVEVLALGDGKFNNFTCSEHQAFICSYPESTAAWS; translated from the exons ATGGAGCTGgagcatgaagaagaagaacagtcGTTCTTACATCAGCAGGTCATGCCACAGGCCACTACCATGGAAGACGGGCCAGCATTGGACATCATGGGGCAGCCGATGCAATCTTCAAGTGAATATTTCCCAGGTGAAGAGGCCGTGATGGGCATGGAGCACGGCCAACATCCGGATGAGTTACTGACGGAGGCAGGGAGTGAGTTCAGAGAGGGAAACCCCGAAGAAACTAGATCATCACCAAGTCAAGACAAGCAAG GGCGGAGCCAGTGTCCTGGTGTGACACTCGAGGGGAAATGTTACCAGTTCTTCAAAGAGCCAAAGGCCGCTGCAGATGGGGAG TTCTTATGCCAGGAACATTTCGCTGGGGGACACCTGGCCTCCATCACGAGCCAACACATCCACAGAGAGGtgatgcacatgatgctgaGGCAAAACGGAGCGGTTACTCGCAGCTGGATTGGAGGATTACGATacttaaag ACCGGTCGCTTCATCTGGTTGGACGGATCCCACTGGAGCTATGCTGATTGGCTGTCAGAGGAGCCCAATCGCACCTCAGATGTTGAGGACTGCGTGGAAGTGCTGGCACTTG GAGATGGAAAGTTCAACAACTTCACATGCTCGGAGCATCAGGCGTTCATCTGCTCCTACCCTGAATCAACTGCTGCTTGGTCTTGA